CCGCCGAGCGCTCCCGCCTCGACCGCCGCCTGGTATATCTCGTCAATGTGCCCGTTGCTGATGTTGTTCGCGAGCTGCTTCTTGAGCAGCCAGCCCGCGTGCATCGTGCGGCCGACCGCGTCCAGATCGCCCGCGAGGAGGCTCTCGCGCAGGTCGTAGGCCTGCTGCCGCATGGTCTCGAGAGTTCTGCGCTTGTCTTCGATGTTCGCCTTCTGCTGGGAGAGTATCACGTCGGCCTTGCGCGTGACGCCCGTGTAGAAGAGCATCACGCTCTCGCCGAGACGATGCCTCTTCTCCATGCCGATCTCGACCGGCGATACGTCCACCGCGCCCGACGACCGGAACTCGATCAGCCGCATGCTCCCGAACGCCGCGATGTACTGGTCCTGCTTCCCGATCGGCTTGCCGAGCACGTTGATCTCGATGTCGCACGCCTCGTCGGCGAGGATGTCCGCGGGCCTGATCTCGCCCTGGTAGGCATACATCGCGTTCAGGAGGCCGACGGTGACCGTGCTCGACGACCCGAGGCCGGACCCCTCCGAGGGGATGTCCGCCATGGTCGAGATCTCGACCCCGCTCGTGATGCCCGTCTTGCGCAGGCACTCGCGGACGAGTTCGTGCTCGATTTCGTCCACGGAGTCCACCATCTCGGTCTTGGAGTACCC
This region of Armatimonadota bacterium genomic DNA includes:
- a CDS encoding GHMP kinase — translated: MIITQTPLRISFAGGGTDFEGFYRDGGGCVVSTAIDKYIYVIIKERFDDKIRVGYSKTEMVDSVDEIEHELVRECLRKTGITSGVEISTMADIPSEGSGLGSSSTVTVGLLNAMYAYQGEIRPADILADEACDIEINVLGKPIGKQDQYIAAFGSMRLIEFRSSGAVDVSPVEIGMEKRHRLGESVMLFYTGVTRKADVILSQQKANIEDKRRTLETMRQQAYDLRESLLAGDLDAVGRTMHAGWLLKKQLANNISNGHIDEIYQAAVEAGALGG